The following coding sequences are from one Enterococcus sp. 4G2_DIV0659 window:
- the tdc gene encoding tyrosine decarboxylase — translation MKNFNTDDTNLKALFIGDKGENVDLFKELLNKMIDEHVGWRQNYMPQDLPVISPQDRSSKSFQETADNMRSVFNVLSSRLRTESLPWHSAGRFWGHMNAETLMPSIIAYTTAMLWNGNNVAYESSPATSQMEEEVGMEFATLMGYEDGWGHIAADGSIANLEGLWYARNMKSLPFAIQAVVPEMVAGKSEWELLNMSTTEVLDILDQVQDKMDEIKAHSARSGKNLDKLGKWIVPQTKHYSWLKAADIIGIGLDQVIAGEVNSEYRMDIDKLETQIRELAAQGVPTLGVVGVVGSTEEGQVDRIDQIIALRDKLAKEGIYFYVHVDAAYGGYGRSIFLDENDQFIEWDKIEETYAKHNIFQEKNDWLTREVYDSFKAIEQAESVTIDPHKMGYIPYSAGGVVIKDIRMRDVISYFATYVFEKGADIPALLGAYILEGSKAGATAAAVWTAHKVLPLNVTGYGKLMGASIEGAYHFYHFIDGLEFKVGDKTIEMHALTKPDFNMVDYVFNEKGNTDLVKMNKLNHDFYDYASYAKGGLYTNEFITSHTDFAIEEYGHSPFEFVNSLGFSRAEWERADKVTILRAAGMSPYMNDKEVFDEYAEKIKQAIQEKLEAIYAE, via the coding sequence ATGAAAAATTTCAATACAGACGATACTAATTTAAAAGCATTATTTATAGGAGATAAAGGTGAAAACGTTGATTTATTCAAAGAACTATTAAACAAAATGATCGATGAACATGTTGGTTGGAGACAAAATTACATGCCACAAGATTTACCAGTGATTTCACCGCAAGATAGAAGTTCTAAAAGTTTCCAAGAAACAGCAGACAATATGAGAAGTGTTTTCAATGTTTTATCTTCACGTTTACGCACTGAATCACTTCCATGGCACTCAGCAGGCCGTTTCTGGGGGCATATGAACGCCGAAACATTAATGCCGTCAATTATTGCCTATACAACTGCAATGCTTTGGAACGGTAATAACGTGGCTTATGAGTCATCACCAGCAACTTCACAAATGGAAGAAGAAGTTGGGATGGAATTTGCGACATTGATGGGTTATGAAGATGGTTGGGGACACATCGCAGCGGATGGATCGATCGCTAACTTAGAAGGTCTATGGTATGCCCGTAACATGAAATCATTGCCGTTTGCTATTCAAGCAGTTGTGCCAGAAATGGTTGCAGGTAAATCAGAGTGGGAATTATTAAATATGTCTACAACAGAAGTCTTGGACATCTTAGACCAAGTACAAGATAAAATGGATGAGATCAAAGCACATTCAGCTCGTAGCGGCAAAAACTTAGACAAATTAGGAAAATGGATTGTTCCTCAAACAAAGCACTATTCATGGTTAAAAGCGGCGGATATCATTGGTATTGGTTTAGATCAAGTTATCGCTGGTGAAGTAAACAGTGAATACCGTATGGATATTGATAAATTAGAAACACAAATTCGTGAATTAGCTGCACAAGGTGTTCCAACATTAGGTGTTGTGGGTGTCGTTGGTTCAACAGAAGAAGGACAAGTTGACCGTATCGATCAAATCATTGCTTTACGTGATAAATTAGCCAAAGAAGGGATTTATTTCTACGTACATGTGGATGCAGCTTACGGCGGTTACGGACGTTCAATTTTCTTAGACGAAAACGATCAATTTATCGAATGGGATAAAATTGAAGAAACCTATGCCAAACATAACATCTTCCAAGAAAAAAATGATTGGTTAACAAGAGAAGTGTACGATTCTTTCAAAGCAATTGAACAAGCTGAATCAGTAACCATTGATCCCCATAAAATGGGTTATATCCCTTATTCTGCTGGTGGTGTTGTAATCAAAGATATTCGTATGCGTGACGTAATTTCTTACTTTGCAACTTATGTATTTGAAAAAGGTGCGGATATTCCAGCCTTATTAGGTGCTTATATTCTGGAAGGATCTAAAGCCGGAGCAACAGCTGCAGCTGTTTGGACTGCACATAAAGTATTGCCATTAAACGTAACAGGTTACGGTAAATTAATGGGTGCAAGTATTGAAGGAGCGTATCATTTCTATCACTTTATCGATGGCTTAGAATTTAAAGTTGGCGATAAAACAATCGAAATGCATGCTTTAACAAAACCTGATTTTAATATGGTAGATTACGTGTTTAATGAAAAAGGCAATACAGATCTTGTGAAAATGAACAAATTAAACCATGATTTTTATGACTATGCGTCTTATGCAAAAGGTGGATTATATACCAACGAATTCATCACATCACATACAGATTTTGCTATTGAAGAATATGGTCACAGTCCATTTGAATTTGTAAATAGCTTAGGATTTTCTCGCGCTGAGTGGGAACGTGCAGATAAAGTAACCATCTTACGTGCTGCAGGGATGTCACCGTATATGAACGATAAAGAAGTGTTTGATGAATATGCAGAAAAAATCAAACAAGCGATCCAAGAAAAACTAGAAGCAATTTACGCTGAGTAA
- the tyrS gene encoding tyrosine--tRNA ligase yields the protein MTNIIDELEWRGAINQQTDSEGLREYVETNSISLYCGVDPTGDSMHIGHLIPFMMLKRFQAFGHHPFILIGGATGTIGDPSGRTTERQLQTMETVQHNVDSLTRQMEKLFAVDTDNTLTLVNNYDWTHNLTLLDFLRDFGKFFNINTMLAKDIVASRLETGISFTEFTYQILQSMDFLHLFQNNNVRMQIGGADQWGNITAGLDLIRKKEGADAKAFGLTIPLMLKADGTKFGKTAGGAVWLDPEKTTPYEFYQFWVNQDDRDVIKYLKFFTFLTKEEIDALEVKVQTEPHLREAQRVLAAEMTTFVHSEEDLNDALAISEALFSGNVKNLTSKQIEEGFKNMPTIETDVLDQNLVDWLIELGIEPSKRQAREDISNGAISINGDRIKEVDFVVTAENTFDGKFIIVRKGKKQYTLVRLLSK from the coding sequence ATGACAAACATTATTGATGAATTAGAATGGCGTGGTGCCATCAACCAACAAACAGATAGCGAAGGGTTACGTGAATACGTTGAAACCAATAGCATTTCACTATACTGCGGTGTGGATCCTACAGGAGATAGTATGCATATCGGGCATTTAATCCCTTTTATGATGCTAAAAAGATTCCAAGCATTTGGACACCACCCGTTTATTTTAATCGGTGGCGCAACAGGAACAATCGGTGATCCAAGCGGACGTACAACAGAGCGTCAACTACAAACAATGGAAACAGTCCAACATAACGTAGATTCTTTAACAAGACAAATGGAAAAACTATTTGCGGTTGATACAGACAACACATTAACACTTGTCAACAACTACGATTGGACGCACAACCTTACTCTTTTAGATTTCTTAAGAGATTTCGGTAAATTTTTCAATATTAATACAATGCTGGCTAAAGATATTGTAGCAAGTCGTTTAGAAACAGGAATTTCATTTACAGAATTCACGTACCAAATCCTACAATCAATGGACTTTTTACACCTATTCCAAAATAACAACGTCCGCATGCAAATCGGTGGTGCTGATCAATGGGGGAATATCACAGCAGGTTTAGACTTGATCCGTAAAAAAGAAGGGGCAGATGCAAAGGCTTTTGGTTTAACCATTCCATTGATGCTAAAAGCAGATGGCACAAAATTTGGTAAAACAGCTGGTGGTGCCGTTTGGCTTGATCCAGAAAAAACAACGCCTTACGAGTTCTACCAATTCTGGGTAAACCAAGATGACCGTGATGTCATCAAATACTTGAAATTCTTTACTTTCTTAACAAAAGAAGAAATCGATGCGCTAGAAGTTAAAGTCCAAACAGAACCTCATTTGCGGGAAGCACAACGAGTATTAGCGGCTGAGATGACAACATTTGTTCACAGTGAAGAAGATTTAAACGATGCACTCGCAATTTCAGAAGCTTTATTTTCAGGCAATGTAAAAAATCTAACATCAAAACAAATTGAAGAAGGATTTAAAAATATGCCTACTATCGAAACTGATGTACTAGATCAAAATCTTGTAGATTGGCTGATCGAATTGGGGATTGAGCCTTCTAAACGACAAGCTAGAGAAGACATTTCAAATGGCGCGATTTCAATTAATGGAGATCGAATTAAAGAAGTAGACTTTGTAGTTACTGCTGAGAATACATTTGATGGAAAATTCATTATTGTGAGAAAAGGAAAAAAACAATACACTTTAGTGAGATTACTTTCTAAGTAA
- the tyrP gene encoding tyrosine-tyramine antiporter: MNKKLSLFGLIGITMAFFGTVRSVPTLASTGWAQIFYMLIAACCFALPIALISAELSTGWPEEGGPQVWVRNAFGEKWGFVTSWLLWVQMFFGMVMVASTVGVLLGYVIDRPDLGHNNLFIFIMILISYWGITLLNLKFDMVKIAGDWGAVIGVYIPFVALVVLGMMYMAKHGINQDSYLGHFEASKLLPDFSDLGSLPTLTGIIFIFAGVEISSVHANNIDNPKRNYPIAVIASVLLLVVFNLVAGLSVADSVPAGQMELANITQPFVIMTQDLGIPAIFNNIVSLMILVGVLVQLSAWVLGPSKSMIKVAEEGNLPPFFQKRNSKGIPIVFVMIQAIVISLVSFLYVVVPDISAAFLIITITTTILYCVVYLLISLSAIKLRYTMPDKERPFRLGSKGNGLMWIVSGLAIISVIVTILVSLIPPTSVPASGHLAYIIYQVAATVIMIGIALIIYKRKKPEWKKVEK; the protein is encoded by the coding sequence ATGAATAAGAAGTTGTCATTATTTGGATTAATTGGAATTACCATGGCCTTTTTTGGAACGGTTCGTAGTGTTCCAACATTAGCATCAACCGGATGGGCGCAAATTTTTTATATGTTGATCGCAGCTTGCTGCTTTGCATTACCAATTGCTTTAATTTCAGCTGAGCTTTCAACTGGTTGGCCAGAAGAAGGTGGACCGCAAGTTTGGGTTCGTAATGCGTTTGGTGAAAAATGGGGTTTTGTTACGTCATGGTTATTATGGGTACAAATGTTTTTCGGAATGGTTATGGTTGCTTCTACTGTAGGAGTGTTATTGGGCTACGTGATTGATCGTCCGGATTTAGGACACAATAACTTATTTATCTTTATTATGATATTGATTTCTTATTGGGGCATTACATTGCTGAATTTGAAATTTGATATGGTAAAAATTGCAGGTGACTGGGGTGCGGTGATTGGTGTTTATATTCCATTTGTTGCTTTAGTCGTTTTAGGAATGATGTACATGGCAAAACATGGCATCAACCAAGATAGTTACTTAGGTCATTTTGAAGCGAGCAAGTTATTACCTGATTTTAGTGATTTAGGTAGCTTGCCAACATTAACAGGGATTATCTTCATTTTTGCTGGTGTAGAAATTTCTTCTGTTCATGCCAACAATATTGATAATCCAAAACGGAATTATCCAATTGCGGTAATTGCATCAGTTTTATTATTAGTTGTGTTCAATTTAGTAGCTGGTTTGAGTGTAGCTGATAGTGTACCTGCTGGACAAATGGAACTTGCCAATATCACCCAACCATTTGTTATTATGACACAAGACCTTGGGATTCCAGCGATTTTCAATAATATTGTTTCATTGATGATTTTAGTAGGTGTCCTAGTTCAATTGAGCGCTTGGGTTTTAGGTCCAAGTAAATCAATGATTAAAGTGGCAGAAGAAGGGAACTTACCACCATTCTTCCAAAAGCGTAATTCAAAAGGTATTCCAATTGTTTTCGTTATGATTCAAGCAATCGTTATTTCACTTGTTTCATTCTTATACGTAGTGGTTCCTGATATTAGCGCAGCATTTTTGATCATCACAATTACAACAACGATTCTTTATTGTGTGGTGTACTTATTGATTTCACTTTCAGCAATCAAATTACGTTACACTATGCCTGATAAAGAGCGTCCATTTAGATTAGGTAGCAAAGGAAATGGCTTGATGTGGATCGTATCAGGACTTGCCATCATTAGTGTGATTGTAACGATTTTGGTTAGTTTGATTCCGCCAACTTCTGTTCCAGCAAGCGGACACCTTGCATACATTATTTATCAAGTTGCAGCAACAGTTATTATGATCGGTATTGCACTGATTATTTATAAGAGAAAGAAACCAGAATGGAAAAAAGTAGAGAAGTAA
- the lpdA gene encoding dihydrolipoyl dehydrogenase produces the protein MVVGDFAIELDTVVIGSGPGGYVAAIRAAEMGQKVAIIEREFIGGVCLNVGCIPSKALIAAGHHYQESLDSTMFGVTAKDVELDFTKTQEWKDTKVVNTLTSGVGFLLKKHKIEIIEGEAFFVDENTLRVIHPDSAQTYSFNNAIVATGSRPIEIPGFKFGGRVLDSTGGLNLKEVPKKFVIIGGGVIGAELGGAYANLGSEVTILEGSPSILPTYEKDMVKLVTDDFKKKNVTVVTKAMAKEAIDNGDSVTVKYEVDGKEESVTADYVMVTVGRRPNTDDLGLEQAGVEVGERGLVKVDKQGRTSVSNIFAIGDIVPGAALAHKASYEAKIAAEAISGKKVEVDYKAMPAVAFTDPELASVGMTIAEAKEAGLEATAYKFPFAGNGRAISLGKTEGFVRLVTTNEDNVIIGAQIGGVGASDMISELSLAVESGMNAEDIALTIHPHPSLGEITMDASELALGLPIHI, from the coding sequence ATGGTAGTAGGAGATTTCGCCATTGAATTAGATACAGTCGTAATTGGTTCAGGCCCTGGAGGATACGTTGCAGCGATTCGTGCTGCTGAAATGGGTCAAAAAGTTGCGATCATTGAACGTGAGTTTATCGGCGGTGTATGTTTGAACGTTGGATGTATTCCTTCTAAAGCATTGATTGCAGCTGGACATCACTATCAAGAATCACTAGACTCAACAATGTTTGGTGTAACAGCTAAAGACGTTGAATTAGACTTTACAAAAACACAAGAATGGAAAGACACTAAAGTAGTTAACACATTAACAAGCGGTGTTGGTTTCCTTCTTAAAAAACATAAAATCGAAATTATTGAAGGTGAAGCGTTCTTTGTTGATGAAAACACGTTACGTGTGATCCACCCAGATTCAGCTCAAACGTACTCATTCAATAATGCAATCGTAGCAACAGGTTCTCGTCCAATCGAAATCCCAGGATTTAAATTTGGCGGACGTGTCTTAGATTCTACAGGTGGTTTGAACTTGAAAGAAGTACCTAAGAAATTTGTTATCATCGGTGGCGGCGTTATCGGTGCAGAATTAGGTGGAGCATATGCGAACCTTGGTTCTGAAGTAACGATTTTAGAAGGTAGCCCTTCAATTTTACCAACGTATGAAAAAGATATGGTTAAACTAGTTACAGATGACTTCAAGAAGAAAAATGTAACAGTTGTAACCAAAGCAATGGCTAAAGAAGCAATCGACAATGGCGACAGCGTAACGGTTAAATATGAAGTAGACGGCAAAGAAGAATCAGTCACTGCTGACTATGTAATGGTAACAGTTGGACGTCGTCCAAACACGGATGATCTTGGTTTAGAACAAGCCGGTGTTGAAGTTGGCGAACGTGGTTTAGTTAAAGTTGACAAACAAGGTAGAACAAGCGTATCAAACATCTTCGCCATTGGTGATATCGTACCAGGCGCTGCTCTTGCTCATAAAGCAAGCTATGAAGCCAAAATTGCAGCAGAAGCAATTTCTGGTAAAAAAGTAGAAGTAGACTACAAAGCAATGCCTGCTGTAGCCTTTACTGATCCAGAATTAGCAAGCGTTGGTATGACAATTGCTGAAGCGAAAGAAGCGGGATTAGAAGCAACAGCATACAAATTCCCATTCGCTGGTAACGGCCGTGCTATTTCTTTAGGTAAAACTGAAGGATTCGTACGTTTGGTAACAACAAACGAAGACAATGTGATTATCGGAGCACAAATCGGCGGAGTTGGCGCAAGTGATATGATTTCTGAATTATCATTAGCGGTTGAATCTGGCATGAATGCTGAAGATATCGCATTAACAATCCATCCACACCCATCTTTAGGGGAAATTACTATGGATGCTTCTGAATTGGCTTTAGGTTTGCCAATTCATATTTAA
- a CDS encoding TlpA family protein disulfide reductase, which translates to MKKKPIFLLLSLIVLLSASFFMYTKLKSSEDINISIEPDAKDIPDNKITEDAFNISFQDNEGKERKLSEFKGKPIVLNFWASWCPPCRQEMPMFQKAYELDSDVQYLLINQTDGYRETKQKAQEFMTNEKLTMPLYYDETGDSMIKYGLNALPMTVFIDADGVIKGKSLGALNESSFKTYLDKIN; encoded by the coding sequence GTGAAAAAGAAACCTATTTTTTTGCTTCTTAGTTTGATTGTGTTATTAAGTGCTAGTTTTTTCATGTATACAAAATTAAAGTCAAGTGAGGACATTAATATAAGTATTGAACCAGATGCTAAAGATATTCCTGATAATAAAATTACCGAAGATGCGTTCAATATATCATTTCAAGACAATGAAGGAAAAGAACGGAAACTTTCTGAATTTAAAGGTAAACCAATTGTTCTTAATTTTTGGGCAAGCTGGTGTCCGCCTTGTAGACAAGAAATGCCAATGTTTCAAAAAGCTTATGAGTTAGATTCTGATGTACAGTATCTGCTAATCAATCAAACAGATGGCTATCGAGAAACAAAACAAAAGGCTCAAGAATTTATGACGAATGAAAAACTTACGATGCCACTTTATTATGATGAAACAGGGGATAGTATGATAAAATATGGACTTAATGCATTACCAATGACTGTTTTTATTGATGCAGATGGAGTGATTAAAGGAAAGTCTTTAGGGGCTTTAAATGAGTCTAGTTTCAAAACGTATTTAGACAAAATTAATTAA
- a CDS encoding glycosyltransferase family 39 protein: protein MKKTMFSLLNYAFLLSILLTFYGSLRSSLLDISNINNKIWGGLLIFLCIISVILFSKSIRLYVKNICYKLFDFSKKHLSIITRISFVFIFMLQIIILYFIHVPIGWDVDAIHSSVTELIKHSPNSIASIYLSKNPNNSLFFFLMYFISQLGNFIHHSLGYSWLFWQLVNTIFMDIGFIFIFLAAKNLFNTKIAYISFYLALISLALSPWILVVYTDTIILPIISVIFWVYSLVKNKSNKIFSIILGILIAISYLLKPSSIVFLVAYAIVESIILITTHKKKHLKKAIVVSLLFFLSFTGTVTLFHTFEEHQSLIVLDKDKAKPWQHFIMMGLNGNGGFSETDTAAIISLPTQKEKIDYANSKIKERLKRYGFTGYTKFLFKKHIYNTDRGDFGWGIDGTAQVSEDSKNPIKNLLRDTYYQQGERVKTIRFFMHILWLITLIGLLFVTQKNFQDDDQDITLAVFKLSILGAFLYLLLFEGGRSRYLIQYLPIIYMLSANGFYFRFFTTDTNTLSNHK, encoded by the coding sequence ATGAAAAAAACAATGTTTTCCCTTTTAAACTATGCATTTCTTCTATCCATTCTTCTTACATTTTATGGTTCGCTTAGAAGTAGCCTATTAGACATCTCAAATATTAATAACAAGATTTGGGGTGGATTACTCATTTTTCTTTGTATTATCAGTGTCATACTTTTTTCAAAAAGCATACGATTGTACGTGAAAAATATATGTTATAAGCTTTTTGATTTTTCGAAAAAACATCTCTCAATAATCACAAGAATAAGTTTTGTCTTCATCTTCATGTTACAAATAATTATACTTTACTTTATTCATGTACCGATCGGCTGGGATGTAGATGCCATTCACTCTAGCGTAACAGAGTTAATAAAGCATTCACCAAACTCTATTGCTAGTATTTATTTATCAAAAAATCCAAATAATAGCTTGTTTTTCTTTTTAATGTATTTTATAAGTCAATTAGGTAATTTTATTCATCATTCTCTAGGCTATTCTTGGTTATTTTGGCAACTAGTAAATACAATTTTTATGGATATTGGCTTTATTTTTATCTTTCTAGCAGCAAAAAATCTATTTAACACAAAAATAGCTTATATTTCATTTTATCTAGCACTTATTTCGTTAGCGTTATCGCCTTGGATATTGGTAGTTTATACAGATACCATCATTTTACCTATAATTAGTGTTATTTTTTGGGTATATTCACTAGTTAAAAACAAATCTAATAAAATTTTTAGTATTATTCTAGGTATTTTAATTGCTATTTCTTATTTATTAAAACCCTCCTCTATTGTTTTCTTAGTTGCATATGCAATAGTAGAATCCATTATTTTGATAACAACTCATAAAAAAAAGCATTTAAAGAAGGCAATAGTAGTATCTTTGCTTTTCTTCCTTTCTTTCACTGGAACAGTTACACTTTTTCATACATTCGAAGAACACCAATCTCTTATTGTTCTTGATAAAGATAAAGCTAAACCTTGGCAACATTTTATAATGATGGGCTTAAATGGTAACGGTGGTTTCAGCGAAACTGATACGGCTGCAATAATCTCTCTCCCTACACAAAAAGAAAAAATCGACTATGCCAATTCAAAAATTAAAGAACGTTTAAAAAGATATGGCTTCACAGGTTATACAAAGTTTTTGTTTAAAAAGCATATTTATAATACTGATCGTGGCGATTTTGGTTGGGGTATTGATGGAACTGCTCAAGTTTCTGAAGACTCAAAAAATCCCATAAAAAATCTTTTAAGGGATACGTATTATCAACAAGGCGAAAGAGTTAAAACAATAAGATTTTTCATGCACATATTGTGGCTAATCACTTTAATAGGCTTGCTTTTCGTCACTCAAAAAAACTTTCAAGATGATGATCAAGATATCACCTTAGCTGTTTTTAAATTAAGCATTTTAGGTGCCTTTTTATATCTTCTTCTGTTTGAAGGAGGTAGATCTAGGTATCTGATTCAGTATTTACCAATCATTTATATGTTGTCTGCTAATGGTTTTTACTTCAGATTTTTTACAACTGATACAAATACTTTATCTAATCACAAGTAA
- a CDS encoding cytochrome c biogenesis CcdA family protein: MFSFILFLEGVLTFISPCILPLLPVYLTYFLGTNNEKSKMDSLLRIFSFIGGFSFIFIIMGMLASYINQYLILYRTQIQLVTGILVILAGLKMAELIRLPKFPRLFPNIQYSGKFTSYFSLFLFGIIFAIGWSPCLGTFLGTALLIASQHGTAVMGGWLLFIYSMGLALPFILCTLFIDSFKGIFATIKKNYKLINLISGLLLIVVGIFMMTGWINYLQLFVPR; this comes from the coding sequence ATGTTTTCATTTATTCTTTTTTTAGAAGGAGTACTTACATTTATTTCACCTTGCATCTTGCCCTTGCTTCCTGTATATCTTACCTATTTTTTAGGTACAAATAATGAGAAGAGTAAAATGGATTCCTTACTGAGAATTTTTTCATTTATTGGTGGTTTTTCGTTTATTTTTATAATAATGGGAATGCTTGCTAGTTACATTAACCAATACTTGATTTTATACCGAACGCAAATACAGCTGGTTACTGGGATTTTAGTTATCCTTGCAGGGCTTAAGATGGCAGAACTAATTCGTTTGCCAAAATTTCCCCGTCTTTTTCCTAACATTCAATATTCTGGAAAATTTACTTCATATTTTTCCTTGTTCTTATTTGGGATTATTTTTGCGATTGGCTGGTCGCCTTGTTTAGGAACTTTTTTAGGCACAGCGTTACTAATTGCTTCGCAGCACGGAACGGCTGTTATGGGGGGATGGCTTTTATTTATTTACTCTATGGGATTAGCCCTTCCGTTTATTCTTTGCACGCTTTTCATCGATTCGTTTAAAGGCATTTTTGCAACGATCAAGAAAAATTATAAATTAATAAATCTTATTTCGGGTCTATTATTGATTGTTGTTGGGATTTTTATGATGACAGGCTGGATTAACTATTTACAATTGTTTGTACCAAGATAG
- a CDS encoding YerC/YecD family TrpR-related protein, translated as MKIEKIQDGHGDEFFRSLLALETLEDCYNYFDDLMTLKELESLIQRFEVAKLLLLNKTYSDISEATGSSTTTISRVKRIIDEGNGGLLEMVHRIDEQDDELLHH; from the coding sequence ATGAAAATTGAAAAAATACAAGATGGTCACGGTGATGAGTTTTTCCGTTCTCTATTAGCCTTAGAAACATTGGAAGATTGTTACAATTACTTTGATGATTTAATGACTCTAAAGGAGCTAGAATCGTTGATTCAACGATTTGAAGTAGCAAAGTTGCTGCTGTTAAATAAAACTTATAGTGACATTTCAGAAGCCACTGGCAGTAGCACGACAACGATTTCTAGAGTCAAAAGGATCATTGATGAAGGAAATGGTGGACTGCTTGAGATGGTTCATAGAATTGATGAACAAGATGATGAACTATTACATCATTAG
- the nhaC gene encoding Na+/H+ antiporter NhaC: protein MKTYQVSFNEAVFLLITLLLMIGTSIIGFSIPAHVALLIAVGYLLLFAVYKKFSWDFIHDGLVEGISSGIIPIVIFILIGALISVWIAGGTIPTIMVLGFSFLSVKFFVPTVFIVCGIVGGAVGSSFTTISTIGIAFLGMGSLIGVDPALTTGAIVSGAFLGNSISPLSDTVNLAAAISEVDLFDHLKHTYKTALPAAILSFGYFLVMGFHYDGALNSTSIHDIVNTLNNNFTISFVELIPLAILFVCAWKKIPAIPTLLLSICTSLVLMVFTSAHFSFVKTADMIQNGFVSHTGNTQVDELLSRGGIQSMMWSISLIILALALGGLLVKMEIIDCVLYRFETAINSRQKLIFITMMSSIGINLLIGEQYLSIILPGKSFITKFKEKQVPLTLLSRGLNDAGSVVNPLIPWGVSGVFISGTLGIATVSYLPYAVFCYILPLFSFLLTVFSKKEK, encoded by the coding sequence ATGAAAACATATCAAGTGAGTTTTAACGAAGCAGTTTTTTTATTAATAACATTACTGTTGATGATTGGTACCAGTATTATCGGTTTTAGTATTCCAGCTCATGTTGCTCTATTGATTGCCGTTGGTTATTTACTTTTGTTTGCGGTATATAAAAAGTTTTCTTGGGATTTTATTCATGATGGGCTTGTTGAAGGGATTTCTTCGGGCATTATTCCGATAGTGATTTTTATTTTGATTGGTGCGTTGATTAGTGTGTGGATCGCTGGTGGAACAATCCCGACAATTATGGTTTTGGGGTTTTCATTCCTATCAGTAAAGTTTTTTGTACCGACTGTTTTTATTGTTTGCGGTATCGTAGGTGGTGCTGTAGGCAGTTCATTTACCACGATTTCAACAATCGGAATTGCATTTTTAGGAATGGGAAGTTTGATTGGCGTTGATCCTGCATTAACAACAGGAGCAATTGTTTCTGGGGCATTTTTAGGCAATTCGATTTCGCCTCTTTCAGATACCGTTAATTTAGCTGCCGCAATTTCAGAAGTCGATTTATTTGATCATTTGAAACATACATATAAAACAGCCCTTCCAGCAGCTATCCTTTCGTTTGGCTATTTTTTAGTCATGGGATTTCATTATGACGGCGCTTTGAATAGTACAAGTATTCATGATATCGTAAATACATTAAATAACAATTTTACGATTTCTTTTGTTGAGCTAATTCCTTTAGCGATCTTGTTTGTATGTGCGTGGAAGAAAATTCCTGCTATCCCGACATTATTATTGAGTATTTGCACATCACTTGTTTTGATGGTCTTTACAAGTGCCCATTTCTCATTTGTTAAAACGGCTGATATGATTCAAAATGGATTTGTTTCTCATACAGGGAATACACAAGTGGATGAATTGCTTTCTAGAGGTGGAATTCAAAGCATGATGTGGTCGATATCATTGATCATTCTTGCTTTAGCATTAGGTGGATTATTAGTAAAAATGGAAATTATCGATTGCGTGCTATACCGCTTTGAAACAGCGATCAATTCTCGGCAAAAGCTGATTTTTATAACGATGATGAGTTCGATTGGAATTAATTTGTTGATTGGTGAGCAGTATCTTTCAATTATTTTACCTGGAAAATCGTTTATTACTAAGTTTAAAGAAAAACAGGTACCACTAACCTTGTTATCGAGAGGATTGAATGATGCTGGCTCTGTTGTAAATCCTTTGATTCCTTGGGGGGTGAGTGGGGTCTTTATTTCAGGGACTTTAGGGATTGCCACTGTCAGTTACCTACCTTATGCAGTATTTTGTTACATCTTACCACTATTCTCCTTTTTACTTACGGTTTTTAGTAAAAAGGAGAAATAA